In Ictalurus furcatus strain D&B chromosome 20, Billie_1.0, whole genome shotgun sequence, the DNA window tggacattgcagtttattgctctggccacatctgcagtcctcatgcctccctgcagcaggtctatggcatgttcacgcaggtgagcaggcatcTTTCTAGaaatctttcttctggtgtttttcagagtcagtagaaaggtctctttagtgtcctaaggtattgtaactgtgaccttaattggctaccgcctgtaaactgttagtgtcttaagggcTGTTCTACAGGTGCATgtgtaataattgtttatggctcattaaacaagcatgaaaaacattgtttaaactctTTCCTATAatgatctgtaaagcttatttggattatatatatatatatatatatatgtttttccaaagttatccaaaaaaaaaaaaaaagaacatttggtaaatataggtgtgcaacaattgtaGGTGTGCAACTtacagttgtaatcaaaattattcaacccccactgcaaattagatttattgtcaaaattgacacaCCTTCagcaaacaaatcaaacaaaagcaattgaaataggcttagttcaacacaaccaatgcttcaagtggtttccccgaattcaactgaaaatgcaacttataatgatttctacagtttcaaaattattcaaccccttcatggcaagcatctttaccACTTAGTAGAGatcaaatttccccactcatttatgatggggttgcatgtcagataaaggaccaggggagacctaCAGAGTCGTTTCACAGGTGTAcattgaaattttggacacttttctcattccatcaatAGAAAATATGTTTGGTGattatgaagtcatttttcaggatgataatgcaaaGAGTGTTGAAGCTTTTCAAACTGCAGAGAATTaagagtattttatttttcactgatAAGATTTAtgacaaaatacacaaacaagtcTTAATATCCATTGCATGTATGctttttgtgttaatttatatttttaagaagatttagattttttttggtgttgcaTGTAACATCAGACCACTAGACGTGGCCGTCCGCAAACTTCATGATATTAAAGGCCTATATTgtaaagtttgtttatttatttaattgttcatCTAAATCTGATTGCTTGATCTTGATGGttaatgtacatgtaaattattttgccttaaaaaaatttttattctttgttaaatttgCAAATGACAGTGGTGGAAGAAGTGAACCTGTTTTTTCAAGTGGAGAAGTTGATCAGAAGtttttttatagttacagttttttttaatgatatagtGTTCTTGCACATTTTTATCTAAGAAAAGAttttcctgttctttttttaattaaattataattacTGTTTTGAATGGCCTGAGATTCATGGttgttattttatgtaaacattggatcaacaaaaacatggatCGTGtgctaattatttatttctatagactgatttgttttctttgtcattAATGATGCatgaatgtatgaatattaaaaataaattatgaaaattgagGTTAAGAGAATGTTATGGGGATGTTCAAGGAAAGTTCTGCAAACCAAAAACaacgtttttttgttgtggttttgttttgtttttgttttttttgttttttgtttttttttctgtaaagaaAACTTGACTGGCTAACCAAAAATAAACCTTAAAATGTATGTTCTCGGAACGTTCTGGGAACCAAAAATGGTTAGCTGGGCAGTACTCCTTGCTTCATCTACAAGTTCAACATAAGTAAGACACTTATTTCCTACCCATATTTTCTAGCTTCGCCTGAAGGGGTCAGCCTtgctccattctctctctctctctctctctctctctctctctctctctctctctctcctctcattctctctcttttcattcattctctctctctcgctctctctctctctctctctctctctctctacccggCGGATGACTTCAATGTTCCGCCTGGGTTTCCTTTATGATCTCAGGATCACCCCCATCCTACGGcagacacagacaaacacacactgtttacactCTGCACTCTTCCTCCAGCTGCTTCCCGCCTGGACGGTGCGACAGCACCCCTGCCCAGTCTTAAACCACTCTGTTTCGTGGATATTCAGAGGATTTTGGTGCTATTACTCGAACTAGGATCGCTTCTGTCTCTGTCGTCTGTTATTCAGCTCGAACTTCTGTGCCATCATGTCCGAGGTTCTGCCGTACAATGAGGGGAAGATGAGCGGCTACGGAGCGGACAACGACGTTAGCCAGATGTCCTTCAGCTGCGGGCTGCAAGACTCGAGCTCGTTTTTCGGGGCGTCGCAGGCGAAAAGACCCCCAAAACTCGGCCAGATTGGCAGAGCAAAGAGAGGTGAGGACGAGATTATTAAATAGTGTAGTTCTACGTGTTTAAACATCCATGCTTTATTATTGGACAGCATTTAGACGATGGTTATTTAAGGACCCGTTTGTATGACAGGTGACTGAACACAGACTCTATAGGCTACATGCAACCTATACACCCTGCTTagtctaaataataaaaagcgtTTCATTTTTACTTCCTGGAATGCGAGACAGTGCTTTTCGAGTTTTGAAACTATCACTAAAAGTGATTTCATTACAATATTCATCAAGGTTAAAAgaaaattcttttaaaataagaGAACAGTGTATGTAGAAttgttttgtggattttgtGCCTGACGCGGTGGCAAACAATGGCAGTATGAATCAAACCGACTGCGtagcaataataacaatattaatttctttgtcttttttcctcACAGTGGTCATCGAGGACGACCGAATAGACGAGGTCTTGAAGGGAATGACGGACAAAGCGTCACCGGGCGTCTAAAGCTCCAGCGACGACTCGCAgacattaaattttttaaaagatcaCCGGTTTGAAGCAGTGGTCGGCTGTGCGTGAATGAGGGAGGACGGAGAGACACGAAGCGCTGCCAAAAGTCGACAGAATGGTAAACTAGAGAGAGGTTGCGACGTCAAGACTCACTTGGCATTCACCGGACATTCTACAAAATGAAAAGCcggtttatatttttaaaataataataattcaataaaagcATAGCTGCGCAGAAAGCCATTGACGCTGCCGCGGGGTCCCATGCGGCTCCATTATCGACCTTTGCCGCCGCTTTCCACAGTGGACGGACTTGCCATTACTTCACGACCATTTGCTTCCAAAATGCGCCGTGTAAGCACTGACCTTAGAATGCGCAGGACAAAGCACATCTCAAGCTTTATTATTGTACTTGTACAGTATCTACGACTCGAAAGACTTATCTTTAAGCTTGTAGCCTATACGCGCTTCAAACGTGAAAAGAGACGGGTGTGAACCAGAACAGCACCTGCGCCCCTGCTCAGTGTAGAGTGCATTCCAGCTGCTACTACAGCTGTTTATAGTCTAagactaagacacacacactctctctctctctctctggatggTGCAATgttaatgtatgtatttattctcTTAATTTAAACTAACCGATGATGATGTAAATGTAGGCTATATCCTTCGTAGACTATTCGTGTTGATAAGAAGTATTTTTGTCCGATTTTCGTGGTGATGGCGCATGATCCCGCATTGATGGACCGTGGTGGGCATGCATTACCTTCACACAATCAAAATTACTCCAAATGAataatagataaaaaaaaaatgtcccaaTATAATTAAACCTCTGCAAGCAAGTtaattttatctttaaaaaaatataaatggcgTTGTCCATATTTGAGTTCTGTTTCTCCACCTCTTTGCATGAACTTTTACCTTCGGTGCCAATGCAGTTGACGTCATAACTTTTATGCCGTATTCACATTACTGTGGAAAATCAACGTAGCGCATGATTTACTCACTCCAGCACTGTCGGTGGAGCTGCATAGAATTGTATGTCCAGCTTTGGAGACATGGGGTGGCAAAGGGAGGGGCAGGAGCACACTAAGGGATGTACACCACTTAGTGATGTAGATTGAGAGAAACGTTGAATTTGTTTGGTACAAAATCAGTGGCCATATAGCCTAGTGAAATGACTGTATTGGCCTTATAGTTATACAGTTTCTAATACTGAAGCTACTTGGTTGAAATACATACACCATCACAATGATCACTTAAATCAACATAATATAGATATGATTAATTCTGCATGAATTACAAAAGAGATGTGACTTGAGGTCAGAATTAGTGTGGCACAATTTATTTATAGGGTGGCAGGTGTTACAGCCATGCAAACAGGTAGCTTATAAGGCTAACTTTACATAGGGAACTCTAACAAGGCTACTAttagacagacaaataaattttttaaactaaCCTTCAGGTTAACTAACTACCTTTTCAGGTTGTTATGGGGTTTAATACTGTAAAAGTATCCaaagtttgtgtgtttttaaagtcAGTACACAGTGGGGTTAAAGTATATTTTTGAACCTTTGTCATTGCACTCTACCAGCACAGGGTGGGAAAAGGGATGGGGACAATATTCAATTCAGGTCAACatccatgcaaaaaaaaaaaaaaaaaatccacaatgaTATGAATACAGCATCGCAAAGtcagttttgtatttatttgcatttaagtatttattatATGTAGCCTCTGCTATTTTACTGTCTTAAGATTcaacaaaaatgtttgtatcTAAGAAAGGGATGAGATGATGGCACATCTGAAAGGGTTGTAAACGTGTTTAGTATCAGACATGGGacttctttttgtctttctttctcttccttcaAAAGGATATGCCGAATGTGCTTCAGGGTTTATTTGCACAAATCAATGTTACTTCTAAATAAGAAATCATATACTGTGACTTAAGCTTCATTAATTCGTTAGAAAATGTTGACTTTAGACTCTACTGCACTGTTTACGACTATCCTCAAATAAGTGTTATTTGATGAGTTTCTGAGCTTTATAtctatgtgtttttttgttgttggttttgtaCCATTCttataaagaaattaattatgGTTTGTTGTGCATGAAACCAATTTTTCAACAACTGACATCGTTTTATGAAGCAAAGAAGCAACAAAAATGTAATCGCATTCTGAGAATGATTCATTGTATATTATGATGCCACTTTCACGGTACTTGGTGAATTAATAAATGGGGGAAAGAATCATGGACTTTTCTGAATGGCTAATAATTCTCACTGTTGACAAGTACTGGACTTATATCTAGATAAGACAGGTAATCAAATGATGCAAATCATGCAATTATCCTGCCTTAGGTGTATAGTTTGAATTAGACCCATCTGAAAACACAGAAACCAATCAAATTTAAACATCTTTCACAGATCCTGCACAATGGACATTTAGGCAGTTGATGGTGGTCTGGCAAAACCAGGCTTGTCTAACCCTGTTTTTAAAGTCTCATTTATTTCAGGTTTcaaaatctttatttcttttcatgtaATGAAATCAGCTTTTTTTGCACAGATCAATCTTTATACAAAAGTACACAAATACAACTGGAAAAATTTACAGAATATTGAATTGTAATTTATcatcaaaattttttttctactaATCAACTCTCCATTAAGCCCTTCATATGAGCTCAGTTAGGGGCAGGGAGCTGGGTATACACAAAACTAGTACTGTGGCTGGTGGTAACAAGAGAATGCACATCTCAGCGCTCActataattctctctctctgaccctcATATCAGCTTTCCTAAATAGATTGAACATCTTGTCCCACCTCCACCCCCTAATTCAAGGCATCAAAGCAGCCAGGTGAGTTAGTAGAGAAACCAACAGGATCAGCTGATACATAATACCTGCAGCCCACCTGATACAGTGCCAAAGCTAAGGGCTGCTGTACAGAAGATGAAAAGGCCTTTATGCAGCTTAATGAACCATCACGCATCTCTGACTGCTGGACTGCTCAGCGCAGGTAAAAGATTTATGAGGCAAATCAATAGCATTTTTTAGCAAATCACAGCATTTTGCTGACTTGCAGCTCAGTACTATTTTTAACTAACAAATGAATAGGCATGATTTAAGGCCAAACACAACATCTAGTTCTAAACTAGAGAAACAAATGAGATACTCTTCCACACTTGGATAGTTAAGGGGAAATAGAGCCATGTTCATAAGGTGCTTATACTTTTCATATTGTAACTAGATCTGAAAGTTTAAAATAGTTATTCTGAAATCTGAAGATAATGTgcagttttaataaagaaagagagacaggtagatagggtgccaatacttgtagcaTTAGATAGATAGCTAGGGAGCCAATAATTGTAGAGTTGGATAGATAGCTAGGGTGCCAAAATGTTACAGTTGGAGCTATAGGGTCCAAATACGCGTAGCATTAtatagacagggtgccaatacttttagcGTTAGATGGACAGATAGGGCACCGATACTTTTAGAGTTGGACAGATAGGGTGCTAATACTTTGAAATTGATGAATATAATACCAATATTTGTAGCcttagagacagtgagagagagagagtatttgtTACAGGTACAATGACAGAGTGCGAGGGAGAGAAGAGGACCTTCAGGCTGTGTGcacgcaggtgtgtgtgagttttgacaGTTGGACTTTGAACTCTTGAACATTCTGAGCCAGGCTCTGAACGTTCCGTCAATATAATTGAATGGgagtttttgtgatttttgattGTCTGCTACAATAAAACCGGGAATCCGATCAGTTAAGAAAAATAGAACATGACGTCTGAGAGGTTTGGCTGAGAGGTCTTGGGGGCTTAGGGTAGAAGGTGCCTTGGTGACCCCAATGGGTGGAAGGTCAGATCTCAGGCTTGCAGAGTGGCAGAAGGGACTCTAGTTTGTGGCCCTCCCAAAAGACCAGTCTATTTGAGGATTGTGCTTGGGGAGGAGATGAGTTCAAACCAGACTCATTCCCGGTGGTTACCAGAGAGGACCAGAAGCAACGGAGTGGCATGATGAGTGACTCTGGCCAAGAACCTCCCATCCAGCACACTGACCATCACAGGAGGATTCAGAGGTTCCACAGGGAGGCCAGTCTGGGATGCTAACCAGAAGGGACTCGAGAACTAGGCTGAGGCTGAGGCCGAGCTGATGGACAACGGGAAGGCAGAGTCTCTTTCAGCACTGCTTCCGCATCCAGCCAGATGTCGAGGGAAATCAGTGTGTCAAGAGAGTCTGACTGACAGCTGTCTTTCACAGACAGCTCATTCTTCAGCTGCTCACAGAGtccattcacaaacacacagactcgATGGCCAGGACACGGAACTCAACTGAATAGGAACTCAACCGAAAGCAGATGCTTGGCTGCCTCCTTCCCTTGGACAGGGTGGTCGAAAGGCCTCCAAACTCATCAGTGAAGGAGATGAGGGAGGACCACAGAGCTGGCTGCCTGTCCCAGATGGCAGTGGCCCAGGTTAGGGCAGCTCGCCCCAATAACCCCCTGATGTAGGCTACCTTATCCGTGGCCTAGCTAAAGGGATGCTGGGCAAACACAAGAGAACACTTGAGCACAAAGGACCTGCACTTTCCTAAGTAACACATGTAGGTTTCATGGTCTGAGACATAGCTTCACACTGTGGTGGACTGGCGGAGGCAACAGACTGGACCGTTTGGGGAAGGACGTTGTTGAGTTGCTGGGTGAGGGGCCCAAGCTGGGCCATCATGGCCTGGTGGCTctcagtgagtgtgtggagcTTTAGGGAAACTGGCTCTGCTGAGTCCACGGTGGCCAGATCGTTCTGTTAAATTGAACCCAGAGATGAAAGGAcccaaatgcagaacacagacGCAGGCTGAATGTTAACAGGATTTATTGTAGAAGCATGAGTGGAATGGGAATGGAGTGAGATAATGAGTCATCGGggtcaggatttgaactcggGTCCACCACATAAGTAACGAGTGCACAGCTGAAACGCCACTGGAGAAAGGGGAGCGGGGCTGAGCATAAGTGGGTTAGAGCGTTCGAGTGCTGAGGCTCGAACTTGGAGCAGGAGATCCACCACAAGGCAGGGCTGGGCGTAACAGCAAGTGAGCTGAAAGTGAACAGAAAGGGAGCGAGAGCAGTTAACCTggaacacagaaaaaaaacccagataaGCACAGGGAAACTCTACAACAAAAACACTAGACATAACAAGGAAAACAAAAGTGAGGAAGACCGGAAGTGTACCGTACTGAAGCCAGAACAATCTGGTGATGAGTGGCTGAAGAACCGGGGATTATATACACTGCTGATTGATGAGCTGATGAGAAGCAGGTGAGTCAATGATTCAATCCGACAGCCCCAGAGGtggagtgcacacacacattaccagAAACACAAGGGAGAAAAAACACTGGAAACATGGTGAAGGGAAAAACAGGGAACACGGTATAATGCACAGGCTTCTATTTGGATCATGACAGCACCTTTTTCCATTCTTTAAAAATAGCTAGTAATTAGATTTCAgagcaaaattaaaaataaatgatttctggtttattaattaatgtcacCAAGTCCTGGTGGCCAGTAGAAAATTTAAACCTCATTTACAACAGGATGTGTCTGCGCACACATGCTCAGTTTCCTGAAAATAGCAAATGAAACAGTTTGTTGTTTGGGGATTAATCTATGACAGGGCTGTCTCtgtatgaatgtaaaaatgtcaaatgagtTTAGCCTATTTTATACCCATAACACAGCATGTAGAAGTTAGGCCAGACTAGAGGAAAGAGACAAGAAATCATAAACtggagggagacagagggaaggagaagaagaatattatcagattttttaaattttattattattattattttatttttatttttttttaaaaagcacccatattacaaaaatataattttaccAAAATTATGgcaaaattcaataaaattccTACTGATATCCAAAGCTAACAAAATCTAACATGACCTTATACATTGCATTTGTACAAATCTGAAATCACATTCAGATTTCAAGGACCTGATAATTTTCTAATCAAAAATTttctaataaaacaataaaacacccaggaaacaaacaaacaaaaaacattccatGATGTTCCATATAACATTACCATATTGAATCCCTAgtaaaaaagcatttaaaacgTAACTATCAGAAAACCAGAGGtctttgttttccttggctgagcTCACTGTTACAAGATTTTACAGGCCAATGTTAGTGAGGAAGTCCTCATTTTCATCTTCCGGAAATGTGACCACAGTGGGCAGGTCATCCGTCTGGGAATGCACCCTTCTCTCTAATGCAGCATCTTCTGGGCTAAGCTCCTCCCCTTTGGTGAGGACATAAAGAAAGTAGTGGAAGCTGTCGCCGTAGTGATAATGGTTGATGGACCAGCCATACTCTTGGCGAGCATACAGTTTCTTCCGGAAGTGTGGCTGTGCAAAGGTCACTGACACAAAACGACCTCCAGGCTTTAGGACCCTACTGATCTGTAGATAAACATGAGATGGAAAAAATTGAGAGCCATCAGAAATATTTATCTACAGATATCTACCTACCTATACTTATATATGTAGATATCTATACTAGAAAGACAGATACACAGGCTGGTagacagaaaataaaaggaaatagaCAGCCTATACACTATTATCACCATACCATTCTATTGCCCTTGGCTTTATATAATCCATACAGAATGAGCCATTAGCACAGCTGGAGATGTTCAATCAAAATCCTATTCCACGGATAAGGAATGCAATCAGCTTGAGAGAAATTTGTGATTGTATGTGTATCATACGACAATAAGATATGAATCATCTACTGACATAAAACACTAATGGGTGAGGATAGGGAtgatgagtgtgttcaatagaGAAAAGAGGTGAAAAATTACACGAGACTGAAATAGAGCAATGTCAAAACCTGGAATCCAATTAAAATAATGTCCAGAATGTTCCTGCATGCTATAAACCAATAgtaatttttcagtttttaggTCAGTAGATGTACCATGCTTTGGGAGCATCTGCTGTGAAATCAAAGAGGGGAAGAGTTCTTCAAACACAAGTGTAATTAAAAAGTAAGAAAGTGTTGTGATTAATGAATCATTCTTTGTATTTATAagcccaattctgaaaaaagttgggacagtatggaaaatgccaaaaaaaaacaaaaaccaaaaagtcatttgaaaattcaattcaccctgtactatattgaaaacacattattaacacattgttttactttgtgaattgaatttatttttgaaaatatgcactcttaaaatctgatgactgcaacacactctaaaaaagttgggacagtcgactgtttaccactgtgtaatatcactttttcttttaataacacttaagcgTTTGGGCACTGACGATACCAGTTGGTTCATATACTACGATTGCACGACTGCCtcatctgtttcacatcaccttcttatacTTGTCACATCAGTACTTGTCACATCAgtacttgtcacatcactattagtcctaaattgcccgtcccaactttttgtaacgtgttgcatgcatcaatttaaaaaaagtttaccATCAAAAACTATGCATTTGAAtaggtaaaacataaaataccttgtcttttttatacattttttgtttaaatacaagtcaaggtacatttacaaatcactcatctttgtttttattagcattttccatgctgaactttttcggaatcggggttgtataaTGGACCACCATACTCAAGGTTAATGTATTTAagtaaagaacagaaaaaaaaaacacttttttcggcaaggccaattttttttttggaaacggcaaggccaattcttttgtttttactatacaTTATGGGCATTTGGtttgatcaaaagatgaatatgatcAGATGACAGATCAGAGATAACAGATCAGAATTAtaactttcatttcctgatatctacacctagatgtgttaaacttagagcatggcaccttttgtttgaaccaaaGTGATCTAAAaaattggaacatgtgactgacaggtgtttcttgttgccaaggtatgccctgttagattgatt includes these proteins:
- the camk2n1a gene encoding calcium/calmodulin-dependent protein kinase II inhibitor 1a gives rise to the protein MSEVLPYNEGKMSGYGADNDVSQMSFSCGLQDSSSFFGASQAKRPPKLGQIGRAKRVVIEDDRIDEVLKGMTDKASPGV